One Spea bombifrons isolate aSpeBom1 chromosome 1, aSpeBom1.2.pri, whole genome shotgun sequence DNA window includes the following coding sequences:
- the LOC128475322 gene encoding cytochrome c oxidase subunit 7C, mitochondrial: MFGQAVRRFATSAIRSSHYAEGPGKNLPFSVENKWRLLGLMTLFFGSGFAFPFVIVRHQLLKK, from the exons ATGTTCGGTCAGGCCGTCCGGAGGTTTGCTACCTCTGCCATCCGTAGCTCCCATTATGCAGAGGGCCCAGGCAAG AACCTGCCATTCTCTGTGGAAAACAAGTGGCGTCTCTTGGGTTTGATGACTCTTTTCTTCGGCAGTGGATTTGCCTTTCCATTTGTCATTGTTAGACACCAGCTGCTGAAAAAGTAA